From the Salvelinus alpinus chromosome 12, SLU_Salpinus.1, whole genome shotgun sequence genome, the window TGACAAAGAGTATTAATATGTTGAGCTGTTGTTTTGGTACTGTGTGAATTAACAAGGTATGTGGGATTGGCTAAGTGGTATGAATGACATCAGAAGTCAGAGTCTGTAGTCCTTCTATGGTGTAGTTACTCACCGGATGCCTCAGCCTGTGAGGGGGGAGGTTCTCCTGGCTGGATCTCTGGTTCAGGATGATGTAAACAGGGACTCCCCGTGAAGCGATAGTGCGTAGATCCCCAATCACAGTGctatctgtcagtctgtctgtcaccaTGGCAATAACCTGCACAGCAGACACTCTGTCAGAGGAATATTAATATGTGACAGGGTGGATATTCCTCCCTGACCAGGTCGCAAACCCTAACACAACATACTGAAGAAGCACCATCAACAATACTGACTCAGCAAAGAAAAGGCATTTCTGGATCCGGCTTGACAGCAcctctaggtctcagtaaggcaGTAGCGATGAACTCAGCCATCCGCTACAAATAATCGTCATTCAATCAATATTTCTACTGATGTGCCAAGTGCATGTAGGCCTGATGATATTGTTGTGCCTTCAAAGTATATCATCTTCAATCATTCAGACATACCTTGCTAGCCCCCTGCAGTAGTCTTCTGATGATCTCTCTGACAGGAGGCTGTTCATCTGCAGGTGGGCTGGTATAGACCACGGCGCGTCCCATTCCCACCCAGGTGACCCCCTCAGGCCAGCCCAGCTCCAGGCAAGGTGCAGGGGTGTCTGAGTGGGTGGGGAAGTACCTGGCGGAGAAGTCTTGCACACCTGAGCTGCCACCCTCCTCAGCCCCCTCCAACTCCTCATAGCTGCTATGGTAGTCCTTGACCCTGCCACTGATCTGGTTCACCTCCTctggggagaggaaggggacgAGGTGCTCTGCACTCAGCGTGGTGTAGAAGGCCTCGGGGCCCGCACTCAGCAGGCGTTCTAGCGCATAGCGCTCCCTCTCGCAGTGAAGGTACTCCGGGCTGGACTCAGACACCGGCAGAAATATCACGTCTTTATTCAGACTCTGTTCCTGGGAGTTTGACATGGCCGTACAGTATGTAGCCTCCTCGGTCTTTGGGAATGAGGATTGTCTTTTGAactctggggggaggggggggggtacacCCCCACCTACAAGCACTACTAGGGCAGCACAGGTCCAGCTAAAGTCATGACACCAATTACACTAGCTAGTAACGATATGCTAATTGTTACTGGAAAAGTGTGTGCGGTAGAAGTCTCCTTTTCAATACCTCTGTTTCCTCTGAAAGAAACGCAGTCACCAATGAATCTTGATTCTCGCATTAGTTCTCATTGAAAGCATTGTCCAGAATCAGATAAATAAGGTCATTTCCACAAACAGCTTGGCCTGTGACACAGATATATCTTCAAGGGAACGATCTTGAAAACAGAGGCAAAAAAAGTTCCCAGCCTTTCACAAACATGTCACAAGTCCTTGTTGACGTAAGGAACAAATAGCTCTGAGTGAGTTATGATATATAATCACTAAAGAGATCATAACCACTAAAAACAATGAAATAATGATAGTGACGATAGAAAAAGACAACTCACCCTTCACACTCAAACTTCATGTCCTAAAATATGACTGATTACCTCCAACTTTTAACAGATTCTCttatcttcctcctccccctctcgtaCAACTCCTCCCTCGCActcaccttcctcctctctctctgctcacgttgcctctctctctactcgcgttgcctctctctctgctcgcgttgcctctctctctgctcgcgttgcctctctctctgctcgcgttgcctctctctctgctcgcgttgcctctctctctgctcacgttgcctctctctctgctcacgttgtctctctctctgctcacgttgcctctctctctctgctccaagCGTTCTGCTCTGCTGACAGAtcctttgtcacgccctgaccttagagttcctttttatgtctctattttgcttggtcagggcgtgagttggggtgggcattctatgttttgttctgtgtgttgtatttctatgtgtttggcctggtatggttcccaatcagaggcagcagtcaatcgttgtctctgattgagaaccatacttaggtagcctgttttcccactgttagttgtgggtagttgttttctgttttgtgtgttggcaccttgcagaactgttcatttgtcgttttgttgttttgttcaagtgtttcgtatttattaaaaggattatggacacttaccacgctgcaccttggtcctcttctccttctcccgacgacgttcgttacatcCTTTCAGTCTCTCGCAGCCACGATCGGGTCACTACCCTGTTTCCTCGAGATAATCGTCACTTCTTACCCTGAAGTGCACAGCTGACAACTTTCAAATCCTCATGTCAACTTGTGTTCCAACTTGTGGATTCTGTATGGCTATCCTCCAAAAATAAAGCAGTTTATAGGTGTCTCCCTACAGAGAGTGTATATAATATTTCTTCCCTTGTGTTATCTATTATGTGGTGATGAAAGAAAACCTTTTCATTCACTTCATAGCTGACTTCTGAGACCGGTCCAGCCAGACGGGCAGGTCTGCTAGCCACAGGAGCAGGACTGGAGTCAGACTCCTACTGACTGCCTGGGGAAGCCTCGCTGGGGGCAGTCCTCTCTTCCCACACCTTCTATTGACTCTCGAATTTCCACCGTCCGTGCTCAgaaatgatgtcttgagatacgGGTTTCTACAAAGTGGAACAATCATTTTGTCAGCTAATGATGTTATTTGACCATAAAGTGTTTTTTAGAGTAAGATAGTAATGTTGTGGCGTAAGTGTGGTAGCTACCTACGAATGCCCCTTCACAGGAGTGTCTCTGAAGCTCAAAGAACATAATGGCACACTCTACATTATTATTATAGTACAGCATACTGGAGTTCTTCACAATGGGCATGTGGTAGGAATATAAAGAAGCTTTCACAGTGGAATTAAACACACAAGAGCCCCTCTGCTGTTTTTTTCTTGCTGATCATGAGGAACATTTTATGCAGTCAAATACTTCATCACAGAAACGACAGAATTAAACCAAGCTGCAGCAATATTGCCTACGGTCAAAAATGTTCAATTAAATGAAGTGACACAATTGATAGATTAAATGAAAAAAGGTGTGTTTCACAGATACAGTAATAGTATGCACAcgatacatacactatatatacaaaagtatgtggacaccctttcaaatgagtggatatggctatttcagccacacccgttgctgacaggtgtataaaatgtagcacacagccatgcaatctccatagacaaacattgacagaagAATGGTCTTAATGACAGCACTTGCGGCACGGTCACAAGATGCTAACTTTCAAACAAGTCAGTGtgtcaaatttctgcactgctagagctaccccggtcaactgtaagtgctgttatcgtGAAGTGGAACGTCTAGGAGTGTGGAACGTCTGGTGTGGCctaccgcgaagtggtaggccacaccagctgacagaacgggaccgccgagtgctgaggGTTGTAGCGCATCAAAAAAAAATGTCTaacctcagttgcaacactcactactgagttccaaactgcttctggaagcaatgtcagcacaataactgtttgtctggagcttcatgaaatgggtttccctGGAGGAGCagttgcacacaagcctaaaatcaccatgcgcaatgcggagtggtgtaaagctttccgccattggactctggagcagtggaaacgcattctctggagtgatgaatcactcttcaccatttggcagtcagacggactaatctgggtttggtgtatgccaggagaacactacctgtccgaatacatagtgccaactgtaaagtttggtggagggggaataatggtctggggctgtttttcatggttcgggcttggccccttagttccagtgaagggaaatcttaacacaacagcatacaatgactttctagacgattctgttcttccaactttgtggctacagtttggggaaggccctttcctgtttcagcatgacaatgcacccgtgcacaaagtgaggtccatacagaaatggtttgtcgagatcggtgtggaagaacttgactggcctgcacagagccctgacctcaaccccatcaaacgccTTTGCGATGAATTGGAGCGCTGACTGTGAGCcatgcctaatcgcccaacatcagtgcacgacctcactaatgctcttgtcgctgaatggaagcaagtccccacaccaatgttccaacatctagtggaaagccttcccagaagagtggaggctgttatagcagcaaaggggggaccaactccaaattaatgcccatgattttggaatgagatgttcaatagcaggtgtccatatacttttggtcatgtagtgtatgtaactCTCTTTCATCGCACATTGTGTCTCTGTTGTTGTTCACCACAGTCGAGTGATAACAGGATAACAGTATCAAGTAATACTGAATGATGCTGCTTATTGCCCTCACGTCTGTCTTGGCTCACTGCCTCTTGCGCAGGTGGACATATAGAACTCCACTGAAGAGCAGGAGGGGTACACAGGACCATGCCAGGATGAAGCAGTAGCCAAAGTGACCCATGCTCAGGTCTCTAGAGTCCTCCAGGATCTCCTTACGTTGGAACGTGAAGATGAGCGAGGCAGCAAATGATGTGAAACCTGGAGGAGCAAAGCAAATAGGGGACAGGGAGGGTAAATTATCTTCAGAGAATAAACGTGTGTGAATCAATAACCACAATTAACAGAGAATGAGGAAGCAACTTATCTAGGTTAATGACAAACCCtctaaaataatatacagtaagtaAACACACAAAGTAACTGGCTGCCATAAACTGTGAAGTTCTGGTCCAGTACAGTACCTGCGAAGACCTGACAAAGGCCTGTGAAATAGAAGACCCCGACTTTAGACATGGTGAAGAGCTGACCCAGGAAGACCAGGAAGGAGATAGAGCAGAAGACCACAGAGAGGACCATCAGGGCTTGGACAACCTGCAACCAGTCTGGAGGAACAAGAGAAGAGCCATAagacttcagcttttatttctttcatcacattcccagtgggtcagaagtttacatacactcaatgtcATTGGGaccgacacacagacacattgaaTATGAAGACTATATTGGAAACACAAAATACAAACATCATGCACATGATCACTCAAAGGCATAATTACACCGAATAATGGTGGGACGCGGTTATATAAAGTGACATCCTCATTCACATGTAGAGTAGATCCTAAAGATCACATGTAGACTGGATAAAACTTCCTATTTTATTTACCATTTTCATTAGAGGCAGCACACAGCCAGTTTCCCGTTACGTTGTCATGAATGCAGTTATACCAGAGGTCTGTGATCTCAGCATCGGTCCAGACCCaccaggactagagagagacacacaatacAAGAAAGGTTTAGTTCAGCAGGCAGGTTCTGTGCATGGCAATCTGCCCATATCATAAAAATGGGTAGGCTACGTCCCACTGTTGGGTTCCTTCAGAGCTTTCGATGTGATTGGATATCCATAAATCAAATTCCTGCATATTATATAAGGTCACGGTAGGTTTATCTTAAGCACCATAGTACTATCCGTATGTTGATATTCAACATTGTTGTGGTTGCTCTCTTCAGCCTTTGATACTCATATCAGCAACATATGCCAGGAAAGGGAGTGCTGCAGTGTCGGATTTGGTATTTTGGTATTATATTagtatccccattagctgtttgagaaagcagcagctactcttccttcaaaacatgaaacatgacatattatagaacattaatagacatgaacagctcaaagacagaactacataaatgtAAAAATGGCACACAtggcctacatatcaatacatacacacaacataACTAGGTCAAATAAGAGGCattgtgaggtgttgctttatctgtttaaaAAAAGGGTTGCTCTTCATttaagcaatatgagatggaaggaagttccatgcaataatgtctCTATATAATTCTGTACACTTTCTtgatttgttctggatttgggaactgtgaaagacccctggtggcatgactgatggtgtaagtgtgtgtgtcagagaaatagcattgtatttgggcaaacacaatttttccaacagtttgctaagagctggcagcaggCTGAAacgtctgctgttagaaccagtaaaggctgttttaccactcttgggtagcagaattcctttggcttccctccaggcctgaggataATTtcttatgtattattatttttattta encodes:
- the LOC139535515 gene encoding epithelial membrane protein 3-like, which gives rise to MVLLLMSVTVLHLLTLAMLFIATMEKSWWVWTDAEITDLWYNCIHDNVTGNWLCAASNENDWLQVVQALMVLSVVFCSISFLVFLGQLFTMSKVGVFYFTGLCQVFAGFTSFAASLIFTFQRKEILEDSRDLSMGHFGYCFILAWSCVPLLLFSGVLYVHLRKRQ